Part of the Actinomycetota bacterium genome is shown below.
GACGGCCGGCATTGCGGGCAGTGGGATCCAGACCTCGATGCTCAGCACCACCAAGGGCCCCACCGGCGATTCCTACGTCACCTACGCCGGCTACCCGCTCTACACCTTCAGCGGCGACAGCGGCAACGGCATGGCGCACGGCCAGAACATCACGAGCTTCGGCGGGACGTGGGAGACGATGAAGCCCAATGGCACCCCGGTGACCGGCCCGGCGACCACCACCAGCTCGAACAGCAATTCCGGCGGGTACTAGCGGGTACTAGATGCCGGGTACTAACTCCTGGGGGTCCGTGCCCGGGCGGTTTCCACCAGGACCGCGGGCGGCGGTGTGCGCGCCGGCCTGCGGTCCTGGTGCGGCCGGGCGTAGTAGTCGAGGTTCGGGGGCTCCTCGGGAGGCGGTTCGGTGTGCGGCGGGGATGCCGGCGGGCTGGGGCGGCGGAAGCGTCTCATGCGAATTCCCTCCTTCAACACTGGAGCTGAAACTGGAGCTGGACCGGACTGAGCTGCGAATAGGACAACAAAAAAGGCCGCCCGAAAGGGCGGCCTGCGCATTCCCGCGCGCGGAGCATCAGGCCGCTAGTGCGGCCACCAACCCTGCGCGGCAGGCGTGATAAGAAGCATGGCCCGAGGATACCGCAGCGGCCGCCTCAGGCGTGGGTGGCGCCGGTCAGGGCCACCACCGCCGACTGGACGTCGTCGTAGACATGCTCCCGCCCGATCGTGGCCAGGAGGTCGCTGTGGCGCAGGTTGCGGCGCACGACCTCCCCGGGCCGGGCCACCCCCACGGCGATGCCCTTGGCCTGGAGCTCCTTCAGGAGGCCCTCCAGCGCCTGAGCACCCGTGAAGTCGACATCCGGCACCCCGGCAGCGTCGAAGATCAGCACGCGCACCGGCTCCGGGGCGGTGTTGATGAGGTCCCGCAGGTGCTCGATCAGGTACTGCGCGTTGGCGAACCACAATGGCGCCATGAGCAGGTACACCAGCACGCCGGGCACGTGCTCGGTCGGATGGCTGGCGTCCACCGGGATCCAATGGTCGGTGCCGGGCTCCCGGCCCATGAGGACCTCCTGGGGGCGGGTGGCCAACCGGGTGCGCTCGGCGATGGAGAGCACCAGCGCCACCAGCACGCCGGTCTCGATGCCGAAGAAGGCCACGGCGGCGATCGTGACCACGGTCAATCCGAACTCGGCCCTCCCGAACCGGTGGATGGCCCGGAGGTCCTGCACGTGCAGGAGCCGGGTCGCCACGTAGAGAAGGATGGCGCCCAGCGTGGCCTGCGGCAGGTCGGCCAGGAGCCCGGTGGCGAACGCGATCACCGCCAGCGCCCCGGCCGCGGCGACCAGGCTGGCCACCTGCGAGCGCCCCCCCGACGCCTCGACCACCGCCGAGCGGGGCGGGCTGGAGTCCACCGGGAAGGCTCCCACGCACCCCGCCAGCAGGCTCCCCGCCCCCAGGCCGATGAGGTCCCGGTTGAGGGTGTGGGTGGCCTTCTGGTCGGAGCCGAGCGACCGGGCGGTGGCGGCGGTCTGCACCACGCACACGAACGCCACGGTGGCCGCGGTGACGGCCAGCTTCACCAGGTCGTGGGCGGGTACCGCGGGCGGCCCCAGCGGGGGGAGGCCGGCGGGGATCGTGCCCAGCACGTGCACCCCCCGGGCTTTCAGTCCCAGGGCGGCGACCGCGCCGACGGACACCACCAGGCCGATGAGGGCGCCGGGGACCCGCCGGTCGAGCTTCTCGGCCGCCAGGATGATGGCCAGCACCAGGGCCCCCACCGCCAGTGACCACCCGTTGGTGTGCGAGAGCTGGTGGGCGATCAGCCGCACCCGGCCGATGGTCGTGGTCCCCCCGCCGGGCAGCCCGAGCACGGCGGGGACCTGGCGCACGACGATCTCCACCGCAATGCCGGCCAGGATGCCGGTGACCACCGGCGTCGAGATGAAGTCGGCGATCCAGCCCAGCCGGAGCAGGCCGACCGCCAGCAGCACGGCCCCCACGATCAGCGCCAGGAAGGTCACCAGGTGCTGGTACTGGGTGGTCCCGGCCACCGCCACCGCCGCTACTCCGGCGGCGAAGACCGGGGCGATCGTTGAGTCCGCTCCCACCGACATCTGGCGGCTGCCCCCCAGGACGGCGATCATCAGGGACCCGGCCACGAAGGCGTACAGCCCCGTGATGGCGGGCATCACCGCCAGGCGGGCGGTGGCCATCTGCTCGGGGACGGCGATGGCCAGCAGGGTGAGACCGGCGATGCAGTCGGGTGTCAGCCAGGCGGTCTGGTAGCCCTGAAGGGTGGGCAGGATCGGAAGGCGCCTGGCGGGCTTCCCCCCGCCCGGCTTGGTCGTTCCCTCCCCCATCGCCCCGCAAGCCTACGCCTGCGCGGGATCCTCAAGCGTTGGCCGGCTGCTCCGAACCCGATCCCTGCAGGGCGTCGTCCAGCCAATCCTCCAGCTCTCCGGGCGACAGGGTGGACTTCGAGATCCGGGACACCTCGACCCCGTCGCGGAACAGCAGGAACGTGGGCAGGCCGTGGACCTGCATCTCGATGCACAGGCGGCGGGCCTTGGGGGCCTCGAGCTTCACCACGCCCAGCTCCGGGCGCTCCGAGGCCATCCGCTGGACGTGCGGCAGCAGTGCGATGCACGGCCGGCAGTCCGGCCCCCAGACGTCGACCAGCTTGAGCCCTTCGGCCACCAGTGACCGGAAGTTCTCCCGGGTGGCTTCCTCGATGCCTTCCATAGTCCTCCTCGCTCGCCTCGCGAATGCTCTCTTGCGCCTCCACGATATCCGCTCGGGGACACGCTCCCGGGGAGGGCTTCGGGCGCCCCATGCTTGCGGAGATTGATGCCCTCCGTTTTCTAAGCAGAGAATCATCGCCTGCCGCAGGCCATCGCTGTGCGCTCTTTTGTGCATGGTTAACCGCGCAATGCGCGGTGAAACGTGCACATGCTGGTGAGCTGGCAGATTCGGACTCACACGGCCAGCAGGACCACCTGGTCGAGGTCGAACCGTGGCCTGGGTAGACTCCCCGCAGAGGATCACTGTTTCCCCAACCGAAGGAGGACCCCATGGCGGAGAAGACCTGCGGGCACGAAGGCTGCGACTGCACCGTCGCCGAGGGCGAGACCTACTGCTCCGAGTACTGCCAGCGGCACGGCACCCACGAGGGCCACGTGGCCCACGAGTGCGGCTGCGGCCACTCGAACTGCCACTAGAAACTAAACCAGCCCCCCGCCGCACGGCGCAGGCGAAGGCCTAGGAGACCGGCGCGCCCCAGACCGGGAACCAGCGGGTCACGTCGTCCTCCACCTTGAGGTCCTTGGACAGCAGGCCCTTCAGGTGGATCTCCAGGGTGTTGTCGCGCTTCTCGCCGCCCAGGGGCACGAACGGGTAGAAGGTCCCCCGCTTGAACAGGTAGACCAGGTAGGCGTGCTGGGCATGGGCCTGGTCGGGCGCCGAGCGGAACCCGAACATCGAGCACAGCAGCTGCGGCCCGAAGCCGGCTTCCTGCAGGCTGGAGTTCACCAGGTGGATGTTGGCCACCAGGCCCTCGATGTCGGGCTCGGTGATCACCATCCAGTGGTAGCCCAGCTGGTCATCCTGCTCGGCGATGTCGATCTGGTGCTGGTCCCGCAGCATGCCCAGCACCTTGCTCACCTCGGCCTGCATGGACTCGAAGGTGGACTCCATCACCGGCTTGAAACACACGCCCGCCTGGCCGGTGGGCATCAGGCCGGCCTCGGTCTGCAATGTGATGGCTGCGCTGGGCAGGGCGAACAGGGAGTCCAGGTTGGCCTGGACCGGCTTGGAGCGGCCGAGGATCGAGTCGAGGAAACCCACCCGGGAGCTAGCCCTGGTGCCGCATCTGCTGCTCGAGCCGGGCCAGCTGCTCGAGGCGCTTCTCGAGCGACGGGTGGGTCGAGAACAGCGTGGAGATGCTGAAGCCGGGTGCCAGAGCCGGGGCGAAGAAGAAGGCGTTGAACGCCTCGGCGCTGCGCAGGTCCCGGGTCGGGATCTGGCCCATCACGCCGGTCACCTTGGTGAGCGCCGAGGCCAGCACCGACGG
Proteins encoded:
- a CDS encoding SulP family inorganic anion transporter; translation: MGEGTTKPGGGKPARRLPILPTLQGYQTAWLTPDCIAGLTLLAIAVPEQMATARLAVMPAITGLYAFVAGSLMIAVLGGSRQMSVGADSTIAPVFAAGVAAVAVAGTTQYQHLVTFLALIVGAVLLAVGLLRLGWIADFISTPVVTGILAGIAVEIVVRQVPAVLGLPGGGTTTIGRVRLIAHQLSHTNGWSLAVGALVLAIILAAEKLDRRVPGALIGLVVSVGAVAALGLKARGVHVLGTIPAGLPPLGPPAVPAHDLVKLAVTAATVAFVCVVQTAATARSLGSDQKATHTLNRDLIGLGAGSLLAGCVGAFPVDSSPPRSAVVEASGGRSQVASLVAAAGALAVIAFATGLLADLPQATLGAILLYVATRLLHVQDLRAIHRFGRAEFGLTVVTIAAVAFFGIETGVLVALVLSIAERTRLATRPQEVLMGREPGTDHWIPVDASHPTEHVPGVLVYLLMAPLWFANAQYLIEHLRDLINTAPEPVRVLIFDAAGVPDVDFTGAQALEGLLKELQAKGIAVGVARPGEVVRRNLRHSDLLATIGREHVYDDVQSAVVALTGATHA
- a CDS encoding thioredoxin family protein, whose amino-acid sequence is MEGIEEATRENFRSLVAEGLKLVDVWGPDCRPCIALLPHVQRMASERPELGVVKLEAPKARRLCIEMQVHGLPTFLLFRDGVEVSRISKSTLSPGELEDWLDDALQGSGSEQPANA